The Maridesulfovibrio salexigens DSM 2638 region AGCTGAATTCGACCTGAACAATATGGTCGGATGGCTGAAAAAAGGCCGCGTTTTTGTTGCCAAGCCCCATGTTTATTTTGAAAGTGAATTCATTGAAAAGCATAACGGAGCCACTTACAGCTTCAAGGATGTAAAAGTGACCGCTTGTGAGGGTGAGAATCCTCTTTGGTCATTTGAATCCGGTGAGGGTGATATCACCATCAACGGTTATGCCCGCCTCTGGCACTCCAAGTTCAAAGTTAAGGGTGTCCCGGTTATGTACACTCCTTACATGGAACTTCCGGTTCAGCGTGAGCGCCAGTCCGGTATCCTTGATCCTGAAATCGGTAACTCAAACCGTCTCGGAAACAGGTTCAACCTGCCGTTTTACTGGGCTATCAATGATGAAATGGACATGACTTTCTATCCGGAATACCTGAGCAAACGTGGTTTCAGGCCCGGTGTGGAATTCCGTCATTCTGAAGATGTAAATACCAAAGGATCATGGCGTGCTGACTGGTTGTACGACAGTAAAAGCTACAACAACGCCAATGACGCAAGTTATTCCTTCAGTGACAGCATGATCAGGCCCAACCAGAACCGCTGGTGGATCAGATCTAAATACAACGGATATCTCGGTAATCCTGACTGGCAGACCATCTTTGATATGGACCTCGTATCCGATCAGGATTATCTGCGCGAATTTCGTTCCGGCTCCAATGGTTATGAAGCTACCCGTGATTCCTTTCTTGATGAATTCGGGCGTGACATAGCCACCGCCGATGCCAATGAAAGAACCAGTACCGCCCTTATCGCCAGAAGCTGGGATAATTACTCTGTTTCGGCAATGGCGCAGTACACGGAAAACCTGCTTTACCGTAATGATAACGCTCCTTCCACCAAGGACCCGACTCTTCAGACAATGCCGCAGCTTTCCGCTTACGCATTCAAGAATAATTTCTTCGGGACTCCCATCGAGTGGGAAGGTGAATTTCAATCAAGTTATTTCTGGCGCGAATACGGCACAACCGGTGGACGTATCGACATCAAGCCTTCATTCAGCATGCCTGTGCGTGCCGGTGGAATTACCTTTATTCCTTATGCAGGTGTAAGGGCCACCAACTATCTGGGAACTTCTTTCCAGAATTCTACTTCTGAAGGCAGTCACGATTCTACTCAGTTCCGCTTGCTGGCTGATGCCGGAATCAGTGCGGCTACAGATTTTTATCGCGTATTTGATCTGGAGTCCGCTCCTGTTGTCACCGAGGAAAACGTCGGACAGTCCGGCTGGACCCGCATGAAACATAATGTGATTCCGCGTTTGGAATATTCATGGGTTCAGGATGACTCTGCGTCACAGACCAAGTTGCCTTACTTTGATTCCCGTGACCGCATTTCTGAGCAGAACGATGTTGTATTCTCTCTGACCAACGTTTTTGACCGCAACCGCGCAACAGTGGTTATGGATGCTGACGGTAATCCGGTTCTTGAAAATGACTATCTTGAGTTCCTGCGGGTTCGCCTGGAACAGGGCTATGACATTGACGAAGAAAACCGTTCCATAGAACTCAGTGAGTATGAACGCCGTCCCTTCTCTGACTTCATGGCCGAGATTATTGTTACTCCCTATAATTTCGTAAACCTTACTTCCAGAACATGGCTTTCCCCATATCTGGGTGATGTCACCGAGCATGAAAATATTCTGAAGCTCTTTTATGATGAATATGCGGAATTCTCTCTCGGGTACGATTACCTGCGCAAGATTGATGAATATAAACGCCAGCAGGACACAGATATGCAGATCATCAGCTACGGTATGAAAGCCAAGCTGCCTTGGAATCTGCGGATCGGCGGTAAATTCAGAACTGATCTTAATTCTGATCGCGACCTTGAGAAAACCGCAACCATTGGTTGGAGTCATCAGTGCTTTTCCTTGGATTTCGTTGCTTCCAAGACCACTGTTGATGAACGTTACGGCGTGAACTTTAACCTCATCGATATGGGCGGATTCTAGTCTATATTTTCGACAAAACTTACCGGGCCCCCCGTCTACTGATGTGTAGACGGGGGGCCTTGCTTATTGTAATCTCAGAATTATAAATTTTGACTTACATAGATAAATAAAAATACCAGATAGATATATCATTATGAGCACTCCTGAAATTCATGTCCTTCCAGCTTCTTTGCGCAACCAGATCGCTGCGGGTGAAGTTGTGGAACGGCCCTCAAGCGTAGTTAAGGAACTGGTGGAGAACTCTATCGATGCGGGCAGTACACAGGTTGATGTTGCTGTTGAGCGCGGTGGGCAGGGCTTTATTTCCGTGAAGGATAATGGCCGCGGTGTGGCAGCTGAAGAGCTAAAGCTGGCTGTTACCCGTCATGCCACCAGCAAAATTTCAAATGTTGAAGATTTGACCGCTATCACCAGCTTCGGCTTCCGCGGTGAAGCTTTGCCCAGTATTGCCTCTGTTTCGCGCTTTAAGATGAGCTCCTGCCGTAAAGGTGCTGATGAAGGATGGTTTATCCATGTTGAGGGCGGGGATGTAATTGATGAGGGCCCGGCTGCTATTCCCGGAGGTACTTCGGTAGAAGTTAGAGACCTGTTTTTCAATGTCCCGGCCCGTTTGAAATTTTTGAAAACAGAGAGCACCGAAGCGCGCCGCTGCAATCAGGTAATGTTTAAGATTGCATTAGCCAATGTAGATGCTGGATTCACTTTTACTTCCAACGGGCGTGAACAGTTTCGGCTTCCGGCAGGACAGTCTTTGCCGGAGCGTTTGTCCGTGTTCTGGCCGCGCAATATTTGTGAATCCCTGCTTGAATTTTCCCATGAAGCCGGGGAAATGAAAGTGCATGGCTGCGCAGGTATCCCCGGTCTGGCTCAAGGTCGCGGTGATCGCATTGTTATGTTTGTCAATGGTCGTCCGGTTCAGGATAAGCTGTTGCTCAGTGCCATTCGTGGCGCCTACAAAGGGCGTTTGATTTCACGTGAATATCCGCAGGCAGTACTCTTTCTGGAATTGCCCCCGGAACTGGTGGATGTGAACGTGCATCCGGCAAAGATGGAAGTCCGTTTTCAGGAAGAAAGTGCGGTTTTCAGCATTATTCGCAATGGCATCGGGCAGGCTCTTTCTCGCTATGAGCTTGGCATTATGGATGAAGGTGTCCCTATGCAAAGTCAGCCTGAAATGCCGGTCCGTCCCACTGTTCGCGAAAAGACGTTATCGGAAAGTGTCTCACTTCCCATTGAGCCGGCAGCAAAATTTTCCAGCTGGAACGAATTTAAGAATACAGATTTCACAGCCTTGGAAGATGAACCTGAAGTGGGTTCAGCTTTACCTAAGTCTGATTTTATATCTCCTCCTGTTACTGAATCCCGACCAGAACCGAACATGGTTCATGAACAAACCGTGGATTATAAGGCGCAGGAAACTCCGCTTTCTGTGCCCGAACCGCTGGAATACGAATCATTTGCAGCCGGTCCGATTTATGTTCCCGGTTCGCGTATTGAGTATCTGGGGCAGGTTGCGGATACTTATCTGGTACTGAAGCTCCCGAACGGTTCTCTCGGTCTTCTGGATCAGCACGCAGCGCATGAGCGGGTGATCTACGAGAATATGAAGTCTCTGCGTACCCGTGGTGAATCGCGTCCGCTGGCATTGCCCATCGATATTGTTCTGCATCCCAGTGAAGTTCAGCGGGTACAGGAAATGTGGGAGGACCTGCTGGCGGCGGGATTCATGCTGGAATTGGAGTCCGGGCAAACTCTTTCCATGCGCGGTATCCCTCCGGCACTTGAAACCGGTGAAGCAAGGGAGTACTTAAAAGCAGCAGTGGACGGACAGGCCAAGACTTTGGATGATCTCTGGATCATGCTTTCCTGCAAATCAGCAATCAAGGCAAACCTGCCGCTGGCAGTCAACGAGGCTCTTTCTTTGCTTGAAGCATGGGTTAAATGCCCGCAACGGGAATACTGCCCTCATGGTCGTCCTGTGCTGATCAGTTGGTCCGCGCTGGAAATGGAGAAACTTTTCAAACGCAAATAGCCAGTCTCAATCTCAACCGGAGCTCTCCAATGACTATCGGATATAATACACTTGAAGTTGAAGTAGATTTAAATGCCATTCGCCATAATTATCGATTGCTTAGAGATAAAGGAAGCAGGGTGTACGGCGTGGTCAAGGCTGATGCGTACGGGCACGGCCTTATAGAAGTTGCCCGTGCTCTGGAAGAAGAAGGGGCGGATACTTTCGCTGTCGGCACCGTTGGTGAAGGCATGCAACTTCGCAAAAGCGGTTGCAGCAAGCGTATCATTTCGTTGCTCGGTCCGCTTAATGAAGAAGATTGCTTCAATGCGGCGCAGAACAAGATCATTCCGTTTATCGGTGAATTTGAACAACTGGAAATGCTTTCCGCAGTTGTTTCTGCGCAGGGCCGTAAAGTCGAAATCAGTTTGAAATTTGATACTGGAATGTCCCGGCTCGGGTTCAGTGTCAATGAGCTGGATAAGCTGATTGAGTGGCTGAAAATTAATCCTCAAATCTGTCCGGTACTGGCAAGCTCGCACCTTGCCACTTCTGATGATCCGGCATACGAGGGGTATATGTCTGCGCAGGCGGAGACCTTTTCCGGTATTTTAAAGCGTCTTGCAGATGCCGGATATGAGCTGGAAGCGTCTCTTGCCAACTCTGCCGGGATTCTGGTTCATGATCAGGTTCATTATTCTGCCCAGCGCGGCGGGATTGCCCTTTACGGTTCCAACCCGTTGTTGGGAACTGAGTGGAGTGAATCCGGTCGCGACCTGAAACCTGCGATGCAGGTGCGGACCAATATTGCGGCTGTGCGGGAGCTTAAAAAAGGTCAGGCTATCAGTTACGGCTGTACCTACACTGCAGATCGGGACATGACGGTTGCCATTGTCTGTGCCGGATACGCTGATGGATACAGCCGTGGACTTTCCAGTACCGGAGAGGTCTGTATTCATGGAAAGCGGGCCAAAATTCTGGGCAGGGTATGCATGCAGCTTTGCATCGTGGACGTCAGCCACATTGAAGGTGTTAAATTCGGTGATACAGCCTACCTGCTTGGCGGGGAAGGTGAAGGGCACATCAGTGCCGAAGATTTAGCCGGATGGTGGCAGACCATTACTTATGAAATTTTTTGTCTTCTGGGGATGAATCCGAGGACATATAAAAAATAAAAAACGGGAGATATAACATGTCTTGGAAAGTAGCAGAAAGTCATCCGCTTAAGGATGTTGATCCGGCAGAACTCAGGGATAAATGGGTGAACGTGGCCATGGATATGGCTTTGATTCCTGAAAACAACATCCGCGTTTATATCGAAGACGGCATTGTGCGTATCGAGGTGAGCGAAGAACTTTACAACTGCATGGCTGGTATCTAGCCCTGAGGTGAAGGGCGGTCTTTAGAGGCCGCCTTTTGTCTTTTTTGCTGTAACTGCAAATCGGAGTTTTTCATGAAAAGAAACAGATTTATTCCGGTCCTCCTTTTCGCTCTGGTCTTTTGTCTTTGCGCAGGGTGTTCTGACAAAAAAACATCCGGTGAATTCAAGGTCGGAGTTGTTGCGGTTACCAGCGGCGAACTATTCAGAAAAGGAAACTACATCGTTACTGCAGCCCGTTATGCCGCAGAGAAGGTCAATAAGTCCGGCGGGCTGGAGCTGGACGGTAAGTCGTATAAAGTTAAACTGTTTCCTGCTGACAGTAACGGCGAAGCTGAAATGGCCGCTAAAGTCACGCTCAGATTGATTGAAAAGGAAAAAGTTTCTGCCATAGTCGGGGCGGCAAAGAGCAATGTGGCGCTGGCTGTTGCTAAAGTATGTGAGGAGCACAAGGTACCTTTCATTACCCCGGTTGCGGGTACCAATAAGTTGACTTCTTATAAGTATTCTTTTCGCGTTTCCTACACAAACACCGTGCAGGGTGAAGCCTTGGCCCTGTTTGCCAAAAATGACCTCGGTCACAAGGATGTGGGTATTTTATTCGATTCTTCCAGCCCTTACAGTGCCGAACTGGCCCGCTTTTTCAAAGAAGATTATTTGAAAGGCGGAGGAAAGGTTGTTTCTTTTCAGGGTTATGTCGCACGGGATCGAGAGTATTCTTCTCAGTTAAAGAAGATAATTGAGGCTGGAGCACAAATACTCTTCCTGCCCAACAACACCAAAAAGGTTCAATTACAGGTTGCTCAGGCTCGTAAGCTTGGTTTCAAAGGCATTCTTATGGGTAGTGATTCATGGGATTCCATTGAATTGGAACGCAATCCTTTATTCAAAAACAGCTATTATACTGATCATTGGGTTCCGAACCTGCCTATTAAAGGGGCTGCGGAGTTTGAAAAGGATTACAAGAAAGCAAACGGCGTGGACCCAAGTGAGCTTGAAGCCTTGACCTATGATGCTGTTAATTCACTTTTCGATGCTGCAAAAATAGCCGGAACCGATAATCCGGTAGCTATCCATGATGCTTTGGTGGACATGCCTCCATTCCACGGGGTGACCGGGACTTTTGATTACAACAACAACGGCGACCCGGATAAGGATGTCATCATCTCAACTTTTCGTGACGGACATATCGCAGTGCAGGATATTATTGATCTGAAATAGCTGCGGCTAATTTTATTCCTGCATTACGGGCACGGTCCATTATCTCTTGATGGTCGGCAATGATGCCGCGATCAAATAAGCGTAATACCGGAAGTTCCGCGACTATTTCATATCCGAGAGCCTCCAGCGGCATGCGCATTGCCTCAATGGTGAATCCCATGTCTTTTTTCTCTGACTGTTCGGCAATGGCTCCGATAACAGCCTTGCGACCTTGTCCGGCAAGTCTGCTGGACCAAGAACGTGGGCGGGTATCCTCAAAATCGTAGTAGCAATACAGGCGATCAATGAATGCCTTCATCCATGCGGTGACATTGTAGTTATGCACCGGGGAGATAAGCACCAGCCCTTTAGATTGTTCAAGTTTCGGATAAAGCCCGGTCATATCGTCTTCAAAGCGGCGGCAGGCTTTTTCCTTGCGAC contains the following coding sequences:
- a CDS encoding LPS-assembly protein LptD, with amino-acid sequence MAQQQMTVPMTDNNGVEQKGEQWKFAADKLVVESDSEYLQAYGDVTLRSGDNYIKADFARFYQATKWIYLRGNVKAQIKGDFYDAAEAEFDLNNMVGWLKKGRVFVAKPHVYFESEFIEKHNGATYSFKDVKVTACEGENPLWSFESGEGDITINGYARLWHSKFKVKGVPVMYTPYMELPVQRERQSGILDPEIGNSNRLGNRFNLPFYWAINDEMDMTFYPEYLSKRGFRPGVEFRHSEDVNTKGSWRADWLYDSKSYNNANDASYSFSDSMIRPNQNRWWIRSKYNGYLGNPDWQTIFDMDLVSDQDYLREFRSGSNGYEATRDSFLDEFGRDIATADANERTSTALIARSWDNYSVSAMAQYTENLLYRNDNAPSTKDPTLQTMPQLSAYAFKNNFFGTPIEWEGEFQSSYFWREYGTTGGRIDIKPSFSMPVRAGGITFIPYAGVRATNYLGTSFQNSTSEGSHDSTQFRLLADAGISAATDFYRVFDLESAPVVTEENVGQSGWTRMKHNVIPRLEYSWVQDDSASQTKLPYFDSRDRISEQNDVVFSLTNVFDRNRATVVMDADGNPVLENDYLEFLRVRLEQGYDIDEENRSIELSEYERRPFSDFMAEIIVTPYNFVNLTSRTWLSPYLGDVTEHENILKLFYDEYAEFSLGYDYLRKIDEYKRQQDTDMQIISYGMKAKLPWNLRIGGKFRTDLNSDRDLEKTATIGWSHQCFSLDFVASKTTVDERYGVNFNLIDMGGF
- the mutL gene encoding DNA mismatch repair endonuclease MutL; the encoded protein is MSTPEIHVLPASLRNQIAAGEVVERPSSVVKELVENSIDAGSTQVDVAVERGGQGFISVKDNGRGVAAEELKLAVTRHATSKISNVEDLTAITSFGFRGEALPSIASVSRFKMSSCRKGADEGWFIHVEGGDVIDEGPAAIPGGTSVEVRDLFFNVPARLKFLKTESTEARRCNQVMFKIALANVDAGFTFTSNGREQFRLPAGQSLPERLSVFWPRNICESLLEFSHEAGEMKVHGCAGIPGLAQGRGDRIVMFVNGRPVQDKLLLSAIRGAYKGRLISREYPQAVLFLELPPELVDVNVHPAKMEVRFQEESAVFSIIRNGIGQALSRYELGIMDEGVPMQSQPEMPVRPTVREKTLSESVSLPIEPAAKFSSWNEFKNTDFTALEDEPEVGSALPKSDFISPPVTESRPEPNMVHEQTVDYKAQETPLSVPEPLEYESFAAGPIYVPGSRIEYLGQVADTYLVLKLPNGSLGLLDQHAAHERVIYENMKSLRTRGESRPLALPIDIVLHPSEVQRVQEMWEDLLAAGFMLELESGQTLSMRGIPPALETGEAREYLKAAVDGQAKTLDDLWIMLSCKSAIKANLPLAVNEALSLLEAWVKCPQREYCPHGRPVLISWSALEMEKLFKRK
- the alr gene encoding alanine racemase; this translates as MTIGYNTLEVEVDLNAIRHNYRLLRDKGSRVYGVVKADAYGHGLIEVARALEEEGADTFAVGTVGEGMQLRKSGCSKRIISLLGPLNEEDCFNAAQNKIIPFIGEFEQLEMLSAVVSAQGRKVEISLKFDTGMSRLGFSVNELDKLIEWLKINPQICPVLASSHLATSDDPAYEGYMSAQAETFSGILKRLADAGYELEASLANSAGILVHDQVHYSAQRGGIALYGSNPLLGTEWSESGRDLKPAMQVRTNIAAVRELKKGQAISYGCTYTADRDMTVAIVCAGYADGYSRGLSSTGEVCIHGKRAKILGRVCMQLCIVDVSHIEGVKFGDTAYLLGGEGEGHISAEDLAGWWQTITYEIFCLLGMNPRTYKK
- a CDS encoding ABC transporter substrate-binding protein gives rise to the protein MKRNRFIPVLLFALVFCLCAGCSDKKTSGEFKVGVVAVTSGELFRKGNYIVTAARYAAEKVNKSGGLELDGKSYKVKLFPADSNGEAEMAAKVTLRLIEKEKVSAIVGAAKSNVALAVAKVCEEHKVPFITPVAGTNKLTSYKYSFRVSYTNTVQGEALALFAKNDLGHKDVGILFDSSSPYSAELARFFKEDYLKGGGKVVSFQGYVARDREYSSQLKKIIEAGAQILFLPNNTKKVQLQVAQARKLGFKGILMGSDSWDSIELERNPLFKNSYYTDHWVPNLPIKGAAEFEKDYKKANGVDPSELEALTYDAVNSLFDAAKIAGTDNPVAIHDALVDMPPFHGVTGTFDYNNNGDPDKDVIISTFRDGHIAVQDIIDLK
- a CDS encoding flavodoxin family protein; the encoded protein is MILGIEGSPRKKGNSHKMLDAVLSGASGKGFATEGVHLRDLKYDPCVGCEICRKEKACRRFEDDMTGLYPKLEQSKGLVLISPVHNYNVTAWMKAFIDRLYCYYDFEDTRPRSWSSRLAGQGRKAVIGAIAEQSEKKDMGFTIEAMRMPLEALGYEIVAELPVLRLFDRGIIADHQEIMDRARNAGIKLAAAISDQ